A window from Phalacrocorax aristotelis chromosome 5, bGulAri2.1, whole genome shotgun sequence encodes these proteins:
- the LOC142057247 gene encoding 5-hydroxytryptamine receptor 5A-like, translated as MAETLSPCTPRGHCQASMVTNTSSANLDTNASSAASALVGSSVWRGREPFSIFTILILTLLVLLTVATFLWNLLVLATILRVKAFHRVPHNLVASTAVSDVLVAALVMPLSLVKELSAGRRWRLGRELCLVWVCFDVLCCTASIWNVTAIALDRYWSITRHLEYTLLTRRRISNVMIALTWALSATISLAPLFGWGETYSPEQERCQVSQEPSYTIVSTGGAFYLPLCVVLFVYWKIYKAAKFRVAGRRRNVVVPLPEAAQVKEASHEPQMVFTARHAAIAFQTDGETWREQKEKKAALMVGILIGVFVLCWIPFFITELISPLCSCNIPPVWKSIFLWLGYSNSFFNPLIYTAFNKNYNNAFKNLFVKQR; from the exons ATGGCAGAGACCCTCAGCCCCTGCACCCCGCGGGGCCACTGTCAGGCCAGCATGGTCACCAACACCTCGTCAGCCAACCTGGACACCAATGCCTCCTCGGCTGCCTCTGCGCTGGTGGGCAGCAGCGtgtggaggggcagggagcccTTCTCCATCTTCACCATCCTCATCCTGACCCTGCTGGTGCTCCTGACTGTGGCCACCTTCCTCTGGAACCTGCTGGTGCTGGCGACAATCCTGCGAGTGAAGGCTTTCCACCGGGTACCCCACAACCTCGTGGCCTCCACAGCGGTGTCAGACGTGCTGGTGGCAGCTCTGGTGATGCCACTGAGCTTGGTGAAGGAGCTGTCGGCTGGGCGGCGGTGGCGGCTGGGCCGGGAGCTGTGCCTCGTGTGGGTCTGTTTCGACGTGCTCTGCTGCACGGCCAGCATCTGGAACGTCACCGCCATCGCCCTGGACCGGTACTGGTCCATCACCCGCCACCTGGAGTACACACTGCTCACGCGCCGCCGCATCTCCAACGTCATGATCGCTCTCACCTGGGCGCTCTCTGCCACCATCTCCCTCGCCCCCCTTTTTGGCTGGGGGGAGACCTACAGCCCTGAGCAGGAGCGCTGCCAGGTCAGCCAGGAGCCCTCCTACACCATTGTCTCCACTGGCGGGGCTTTCTACCTGCCTCTCTGTGTGGTGCTCTTTGTCTACTGGAAGATCTACAAGGCGGCCAAGTTCCGTGTGGCGGGCCGTAGGAGGAACGTCGTGGTGCCCCTGCCCGAGGCTGCCCAG GTGAAGGAAGCTTCGCATGAACCACAGATGGTGTTTACAGCTCGTCATGCAGCTATCGCTTTCCAGACAGATGGAGAAACGTggagagaacagaaagagaaaaaggcagcTCTGATGGTTGGCATCTTAATTGGAGTTTTTGTACTGTGCTGGATCCCTTTCTTCATCACAGAATTAATAAGTCCCCTCTGTTCCTGCAACATCCCACCTGTTTGGAAAAGCATCTTTCTTTGGCTTGGCTACTCCAATTCTTTCTTTAATCCTCTCATTTATACAGCATTTAACAAAAATTACAACAACGCCTTCAAGAACCTTTTTGTAAAGCAGAGGTAA